The Candidatus Malacoplasma girerdii genome has a segment encoding these proteins:
- a CDS encoding putative metal-dependent hydrolase codes for MLIYTVNHWAKSKLFKQEFLSLFDRCAKEISNALKLKTNYYFDVIIVNKQQIQRINHKFRHKNEATDVISFALWDANEIKTPLLGEIYLSLAFIKKYSEENNLDFVETLLLNYIHGILHLFQFDHMQKHDANKMFKLQNKILSKVIKK; via the coding sequence ATGTTAATTTACACAGTTAATCACTGAGCAAAAAGCAAACTATTTAAACAAGAATTTTTAAGTCTCTTTGATCGATGTGCTAAAGAAATAAGTAATGCCTTGAAATTAAAAACAAATTATTACTTTGATGTTATTATCGTTAACAAGCAACAAATTCAAAGAATTAATCACAAATTTCGCCATAAGAATGAGGCAACTGATGTGATTAGTTTTGCCCTATGAGACGCTAACGAAATTAAAACACCATTATTAGGTGAAATTTATTTATCACTAGCTTTTATTAAAAAGTATTCTGAAGAAAACAATTTAGATTTTGTAGAAACGCTTTTATTAAATTATATTCATGGTATTTTGCATTTATTTCAATTTGACCACATGCAAAAGCATGACGCGAATAAAATGTTTAAACTACAAAACAAAATATTATCAAAAGTAATAAAAAAGTAA
- the era gene encoding GTP-binding protein Era: MLRRGTVVITGKPNVGKSSLLNALIKREVAITNPKPQTTRFMINHVYNDEKYQIGFIDTPGLHKRLNKLSDFLNNQVKLAYKKACCAIFVIDASRGLNFEDEQIINLLKSNHLKNVILVVNKIDLDTGVVCKDYVAAITKKLDVKDVLYISVKNKTNLNKIIETIGQYLDDEPVTITNSEDDDNYIITELIRCEILNLFRQEIPYSTCVEIKHRHYDPKTNVFDIYANLVVEKESQKPIIIGDSGKKIHQLRVNSLAKIRKVFDCKINLHIHIVVRKNWKNNLQLLKQHGY; encoded by the coding sequence ATGCTTAGACGTGGGACTGTTGTTATTACTGGGAAACCAAACGTTGGAAAAAGTTCATTGCTTAATGCGTTAATTAAGCGTGAAGTAGCTATTACTAACCCTAAACCGCAAACAACCCGTTTTATGATTAATCATGTTTATAATGATGAAAAATATCAAATTGGTTTTATTGATACACCAGGGTTGCATAAGCGTTTGAACAAATTATCCGATTTTTTAAATAATCAAGTTAAATTAGCTTATAAAAAAGCGTGTTGTGCTATTTTTGTTATTGATGCTTCCAGAGGATTAAATTTTGAAGATGAACAAATTATTAATTTATTAAAATCAAATCATTTGAAAAACGTTATTTTAGTAGTTAATAAAATTGACCTAGACACAGGTGTTGTCTGCAAAGATTATGTTGCCGCGATTACTAAAAAATTAGATGTTAAAGACGTTTTGTATATCAGCGTAAAAAACAAAACTAATTTAAATAAAATAATTGAAACAATTGGCCAATATTTAGATGATGAACCAGTAACAATTACCAACAGTGAAGATGACGATAACTATATTATTACTGAATTAATCCGTTGTGAAATATTAAATTTATTTCGTCAAGAAATTCCTTATTCAACTTGTGTTGAAATTAAACATCGTCATTATGATCCAAAAACTAACGTTTTTGATATTTATGCAAATTTAGTTGTGGAGAAAGAAAGCCAAAAACCAATTATTATTGGTGATTCAGGAAAAAAAATTCATCAACTGCGAGTTAATTCATTAGCTAAAATTCGTAAAGTATTTGACTGCAAAATTAATCTGCATATTCATATTGTGGTCCGCAAGAACTGAAAAAATAATTTACAATTATTAAAACAGCATGGATATTAA
- a CDS encoding type I restriction modification DNA specificity domain protein, producing MDIKWVKLTELFVVERGKTITNKYIKENPGKYPVYTAKTVGNLIAGYVNSYTCDGEYLMIAADGANAGNVIYLNGKLWISNHSVSLKVIDQNKANIKFYLHYLKTVAKQYVNYSAPIPSIPHFVIKDISVPLIPIEQQNRIASVLDTIAELKAELKAELKAELRARDKQNKYYQEHLLSEESLSGKLWGFKEEIIKYVKLSEVFEIQRGKRITKEWMKFHPGKYPVYSAKITGDLVMGYIDQYLFDGEYLLISSYGEAGNVSYVKNKFWAIDSATLLKNKNSNRFNIKFYMHYLNLVAKNYVNTAATPPSLTPNVIANILVPLPSLKIQNKIVAIMDKLESLINSVNGDIPVEISTREDQYKYYSELLLRIERLCN from the coding sequence ATGGATATTAAGTGAGTTAAATTAACTGAATTATTTGTAGTTGAACGTGGCAAAACAATTACCAATAAATATATTAAGGAAAATCCAGGAAAATACCCAGTTTATACTGCAAAAACTGTTGGTAATTTAATTGCTGGATATGTTAATTCATATACATGTGATGGCGAATATTTGATGATTGCTGCTGATGGAGCAAATGCAGGAAATGTCATTTATTTAAATGGTAAATTATGAATTTCTAATCACTCTGTTAGTTTAAAAGTAATTGATCAAAATAAAGCAAATATTAAGTTTTATTTACATTATTTAAAAACAGTTGCTAAACAATACGTTAATTATTCTGCACCGATTCCTTCAATTCCTCATTTTGTAATTAAAGATATCTCTGTTCCTCTAATCCCAATTGAACAACAAAACCGTATTGCATCGGTTTTGGACACGATCGCCGAGCTTAAAGCCGAGCTTAAAGCCGAGCTTAAAGCCGAGCTTCGCGCGCGTGATAAGCAAAACAAGTATTACCAAGAACACCTATTAAGTGAAGAGTCTTTAAGTGGGAAGCTTTGAGGATTTAAAGAGGAAATTATTAAATACGTGAAACTTTCTGAAGTTTTTGAAATTCAACGTGGTAAAAGAATTACTAAGGAATGAATGAAATTTCATCCTGGTAAATATCCTGTTTATTCAGCTAAAATTACTGGTGATTTAGTTATGGGATATATCGATCAATATTTATTTGATGGCGAATATTTATTAATTTCTTCATACGGTGAAGCTGGAAACGTTTCTTATGTAAAAAATAAATTTTGAGCGATTGATAGTGCAACTCTGTTAAAAAATAAAAACTCAAATAGATTTAACATTAAATTTTATATGCATTATTTAAATTTAGTTGCTAAAAATTATGTAAATACAGCAGCAACTCCACCTTCATTAACTCCAAATGTTATTGCAAATATATTAGTTCCATTACCATCATTAAAAATCCAAAACAAAATTGTTGCCATTATGGATAAACTTGAATCACTAATTAATAGTGTTAATGGTGATATCCCAGTTGAAATATCAACTCGAGAAGACCAATACAAATATTATTCAGAATTGTTATTAAGAATTGAAAGGTTATGTAATTAG
- the recO gene encoding DNA repair protein RecO, translating into MKGYVIRRLEYGDFDEIITILTDESESITFLSKGSRKPLSKNGRNLFVGNYCNFEVFLARSKGKISRLKKAISIEEIDWRMEWFTPFNLLNEFVSNYQSFNRNLINVYVNLRQLIIDCKYDELALILIVLEQIIVLNGISIEVNKCIECGNKKIRNLSLKKHGFVCFDHFDPNETEFTIDECKLIHHLFNHQYEEINKYHSLMKKMIYILAQYIKDNLGISFVSISQIKA; encoded by the coding sequence TTGAAAGGTTATGTAATTAGACGTCTTGAATATGGTGATTTTGATGAAATCATCACTATTTTAACGGATGAAAGTGAATCAATTACATTCTTAAGCAAAGGCAGCCGCAAACCATTAAGTAAGAATGGGAGAAATCTTTTTGTTGGCAACTATTGTAACTTTGAAGTTTTTTTAGCAAGAAGTAAAGGGAAAATCAGCCGTCTAAAAAAAGCAATATCAATTGAAGAGATTGATTGAAGAATGGAATGATTTACTCCGTTTAATTTACTCAATGAATTTGTTAGTAATTATCAATCGTTTAATCGTAATTTAATTAATGTTTATGTTAATTTACGCCAATTAATTATTGATTGTAAATATGATGAATTAGCTTTAATCTTAATTGTTCTAGAACAAATTATCGTTTTGAACGGAATTAGTATTGAAGTAAATAAATGTATTGAATGTGGTAATAAAAAAATCCGAAACTTGAGCTTAAAAAAACATGGCTTCGTATGCTTTGATCATTTTGATCCTAATGAAACTGAATTTACAATTGATGAATGTAAATTAATTCATCATTTATTTAATCATCAATATGAAGAAATTAATAAATATCATTCATTGATGAAAAAAATGATTTATATTTTAGCTCAATACATTAAAGATAATTTAGGGATTAGTTTTGTTAGTATTAGTCAAATCAAGGCTTAG
- a CDS encoding KilA-N domain protein, with translation MKNKTAILKTKGVKIKVEINDFENDYISLADIARYKNHDEPKKLIKNWIKSKDVINF, from the coding sequence ATGAAGAATAAAACAGCTATTTTAAAAACTAAAGGAGTAAAAATAAAAGTTGAAATTAATGACTTTGAAAACGATTATATAAGTCTTGCAGATATAGCAAGATATAAAAACCATGATGAACCAAAAAAGTTAATAAAAAACTGGATAAAATCAAAAGATGTTATTAATTTTTAG
- the cpdP gene encoding 2',3'-cyclic-nucleotide 2'-phosphodiesterase — translation MHKKVYRQLIKGLITLPVLIGFASGVSLIATSCSSSWTYADIISINDFHGHTDQYNVESANAITAIADKYTTIKKEDIISTGSVNSTYFIMNGDNAQGTAISNLSDPKGNSTYQMLSYFNPEYSSLGNHEFDWGLGYLDPKQTETGKETFAAMGKLKAFLSCNTYKVVNDRPTSLVDWVKPYAITHINDLNVGFVGYTTYETYTTTSKTNLNGIAFADATNTKNFSDIYANVKGLPSGNEILQKAIDDCWNDTLGNGKNKPDVVLLLAHSGISFTLENGKLIPNKDSEIIKIINNSHHLNAVLSAHTHQSYVYNYLDADNRSIPIGQGGKYGQELLQTKISYRKSDRSFKNITMNVINIGHKNNKGQIVYPTFDELTNKDNAFVGTVDRACEEWKKKLAPIMSKVRFNLTSDIVDDDDNPIVPYKPTDYKNHPGYNDDLANFSPAAMSMAAAMGYILSPDVINQVNSKTFPSEIKEAVSVIKSQGVVWSDFNGIDMSLLNIGSARSSITATSTTNHNPVNFNNATSLNLVNTSNAEATHGLTMGDIYSFQPFDNNIVLDRTTVGRVNEYINTLMIYGDVNLEKDLTDGFWLSNYKIGYKSEKFKPETKPDPSSKNYFLVDSNNKAISEDTYITVAMSDFLYMNGDYSLWSTWTNEDKNKGLNCDAYTMPTTINSSWEDDQFATFGSMRSVFFEAAMLSSLDWDNKISSITVDSTVANSIWNFIQTSQSLIAKV, via the coding sequence ATGCATAAAAAAGTTTATCGACAATTAATTAAAGGTTTAATAACTTTACCGGTATTAATTGGTTTTGCTTCAGGCGTAAGTTTGATAGCTACAAGTTGTTCGTCTTCATGAACATATGCTGATATTATTAGTATTAATGATTTTCATGGACATACTGATCAATATAATGTTGAAAGTGCAAATGCCATTACGGCAATAGCTGACAAATATACAACAATTAAAAAAGAAGATATTATCTCCACAGGAAGTGTTAATTCAACGTACTTTATCATGAATGGCGATAATGCACAAGGTACTGCAATTAGTAATTTATCAGATCCAAAAGGAAACAGTACTTATCAAATGTTAAGTTATTTTAATCCTGAATATTCTTCATTAGGAAATCATGAATTTGATTGAGGATTAGGATATTTAGATCCTAAACAAACAGAAACAGGAAAAGAAACTTTTGCTGCAATGGGTAAATTAAAAGCCTTCCTATCATGTAATACTTATAAAGTGGTAAATGATAGGCCAACATCATTAGTTGACTGGGTTAAACCATATGCGATTACACACATTAATGATTTAAATGTTGGATTTGTAGGTTATACCACTTATGAAACATACACAACAACCAGTAAAACTAATTTAAATGGTATTGCATTTGCTGATGCAACTAATACAAAAAACTTTAGTGATATTTATGCTAATGTTAAAGGATTACCAAGTGGAAATGAAATTTTGCAAAAAGCTATTGATGATTGCTGAAATGATACACTTGGTAATGGTAAAAATAAACCAGATGTTGTTTTATTATTAGCACATTCAGGTATTAGTTTTACTTTAGAAAATGGTAAATTAATTCCTAATAAGGATTCGGAAATTATTAAAATTATTAATAATTCTCATCATTTAAACGCTGTTTTAAGTGCACACACGCACCAAAGTTATGTTTATAACTATTTAGATGCTGATAATCGTAGTATTCCAATTGGTCAAGGTGGTAAATATGGTCAAGAATTATTACAAACTAAAATTTCTTACCGTAAATCAGATAGATCATTTAAAAACATTACTATGAATGTTATTAATATTGGCCATAAAAATAATAAAGGCCAAATAGTTTATCCAACTTTTGATGAATTGACTAACAAAGACAATGCTTTTGTTGGTACAGTTGATCGAGCTTGTGAAGAATGAAAGAAAAAATTAGCTCCAATCATGAGCAAAGTTCGTTTCAACTTAACAAGCGACATTGTTGATGATGACGATAACCCAATTGTTCCTTATAAACCAACCGATTATAAAAATCATCCAGGATATAATGATGATTTAGCAAACTTTAGTCCTGCTGCTATGTCAATGGCTGCAGCAATGGGTTACATTTTAAGTCCAGATGTCATTAATCAAGTAAATAGTAAAACTTTTCCTAGCGAAATAAAAGAAGCTGTTTCCGTAATTAAAAGTCAAGGTGTAGTTTGAAGTGACTTTAATGGTATAGACATGTCATTATTAAATATTGGTAGTGCTAGAAGCAGCATTACTGCTACTTCAACTACAAACCATAATCCAGTAAACTTTAATAATGCAACATCACTTAATTTAGTTAATACATCTAATGCAGAAGCTACTCATGGTTTGACAATGGGAGATATTTATTCATTCCAACCTTTTGATAACAACATAGTTTTAGATCGAACAACTGTTGGAAGAGTTAATGAATACATTAACACTTTGATGATTTATGGTGATGTTAATTTGGAAAAGGATTTAACTGATGGATTCTGATTAAGTAACTATAAAATTGGTTATAAATCAGAGAAATTCAAACCAGAAACTAAACCTGATCCTAGTAGTAAGAACTATTTCCTAGTTGATAGCAACAATAAAGCAATTAGTGAAGATACATATATTACAGTTGCAATGAGTGATTTCTTATACATGAATGGTGACTATTCGTTATGAAGCACGTGAACTAATGAAGATAAAAATAAAGGATTAAATTGTGATGCATACACAATGCCAACAACTATTAATTCATCATGAGAAGATGATCAATTTGCAACCTTTGGTAGCATGCGTTCAGTTTTCTTTGAAGCAGCAATGCTATCAAGCCTTGATTGAGACAATAAGATTTCATCAATTACTGTTGACAGCACAGTTGCTAACTCTATTTGAAACTTTATTCAAACAAGCCAAAGTTTAATTGCTAAAGTTTAA
- the pepP gene encoding metallopeptidase family M24 aminopeptidase: MIKSDFTFKFKKLGALIKSLNVDALFLFSSINRLWLTNVKVDDAFCFVTAKDVYFYTDARNFSAIKKQLDPSIHLCMYHDVNDLINFVKQHKIKLIAIENDYLKLNEYQKYIKPLGIESLSIDTSFIRIIKTDHEIKIMQKAADIAVNALNEVKSWIKIGMNEIEVKTHIHQYMIQNGASNVSFDLIVAFGKNTANPHHISNETILKNNSLVLIDIGCIYKGYCSDLTRTFYIGNKKPNKKIEHMYQLILEAQYLGLKNAQANIAGKTLDVIVRKFIYKDKIFGKCFTHGLGHGVGIEIHEAPYISPTYHELVPANSVITIEPGVYLEGFGGVRIEDSVVITQNKPINLTINADKNFWLRNK; encoded by the coding sequence ATGATTAAAAGTGATTTCACTTTTAAATTTAAAAAATTAGGTGCATTAATAAAAAGTTTAAATGTTGATGCCCTATTTTTATTTTCATCTATTAATCGATTGTGATTAACAAATGTAAAAGTTGATGATGCGTTTTGTTTTGTTACAGCAAAAGATGTTTATTTTTACACTGATGCACGAAACTTTAGTGCCATTAAAAAACAATTAGATCCTTCAATTCATTTATGCATGTATCATGATGTTAATGATTTAATTAATTTTGTGAAACAACACAAAATTAAATTAATTGCTATTGAAAATGATTACTTAAAATTAAATGAATATCAAAAATATATTAAACCATTAGGAATTGAAAGTTTAAGTATTGATACTAGCTTTATTCGAATTATTAAAACTGATCATGAAATTAAAATAATGCAAAAAGCAGCCGACATTGCGGTAAATGCATTAAACGAAGTTAAATCATGAATTAAGATAGGAATGAATGAAATCGAAGTTAAAACTCATATTCATCAATACATGATTCAAAATGGTGCAAGCAATGTTTCGTTTGATTTAATTGTTGCTTTTGGAAAAAATACCGCTAACCCCCACCATATTTCCAATGAAACAATCTTAAAGAATAATTCACTAGTTTTAATTGACATTGGCTGTATTTATAAAGGTTATTGTTCTGATTTAACAAGAACTTTTTATATTGGCAATAAAAAACCAAACAAAAAAATTGAACACATGTATCAGCTAATTTTAGAAGCTCAATATTTAGGGTTAAAAAACGCACAGGCTAATATTGCTGGTAAAACTCTAGATGTAATTGTGAGAAAATTTATTTATAAAGATAAAATTTTCGGTAAATGTTTTACACATGGTCTAGGTCATGGTGTTGGTATTGAAATTCATGAAGCTCCATACATTTCACCAACTTATCATGAATTGGTGCCTGCTAATAGCGTAATTACTATTGAACCAGGTGTATATCTTGAAGGTTTTGGTGGAGTACGAATTGAAGATTCGGTTGTTATCACTCAAAATAAACCAATTAATTTAACTATTAATGCTGATAAAAATTTCTGATTACGAAATAAATAA
- the rpmG gene encoding 50S ribosomal protein L33, with product MADKKNVRLECTVCKSINYLTRRNPKTVPDKLSLNKYCKKCQKITLHRETKAK from the coding sequence ATGGCTGATAAGAAAAATGTACGTCTTGAATGCACTGTATGCAAAAGTATTAACTATTTAACACGCAGAAATCCAAAAACTGTACCTGATAAATTAAGTTTAAATAAATACTGCAAAAAGTGCCAAAAAATCACTTTACACAGAGAAACTAAAGCAAAATAG
- a CDS encoding desulfoferrodoxin, with translation MEKIKMKNQFFKCSKCGSIVYAVVGTTNGLTCCGVPMKKMNPNSTDAANEKHVPHIEGNKISVGSVIHPMTPEHHISFIAINNKDSMYFKFLNPNEAPVINYNLKGDEIVYEYCNLHGLWKK, from the coding sequence ATGGAAAAGATTAAGATGAAAAATCAATTTTTTAAATGTTCAAAATGCGGTTCAATTGTATATGCAGTCGTTGGCACAACTAACGGTTTAACTTGTTGTGGTGTTCCAATGAAAAAAATGAATCCAAATAGTACTGATGCAGCAAATGAAAAGCATGTACCACATATTGAAGGAAATAAAATTAGTGTTGGAAGTGTAATTCATCCAATGACACCAGAACACCACATTAGTTTTATTGCTATTAATAATAAAGATTCAATGTACTTTAAATTTCTAAATCCAAACGAAGCTCCAGTTATTAACTACAACCTAAAAGGTGATGAAATAGTATATGAATACTGTAATCTTCATGGATTATGAAAGAAATAA
- a CDS encoding type III restriction enzyme res subunit, with protein sequence MISNEIKKLQDRATDDVVSLLIKNKDATLKAPTGSGKTYIIANVVNKILEIDQNYVFIVSSLSKGELALQNHERFIEYKSNLIHLNPYYIDTEITTEESLYIPTSYNLYSLGRDKFKKKTLLMEQNVLKNFLFKLKNDKKKIIWVRDECHQDTNNLNELKDEFFTCCFNLSATPKNKEEINCEITDEEAVNVNLIKRVEYDENERDFNKVLNKFRELRKIYAKWVNFKPLLIVQISNKSKGKEEFEKLKTVLNINKDLQWVYITDNPTTSEHNCKFFVNKPFHIWKNQVKTEPTIDIVIFKMVFTEGYDIPRACMLFQVRNTEVETLTEQVIGRVRRNPILKEWNNYTKDAQNNLTMAYVYARIPKTARKFKKVILKPNHNFNVKSTYLKSLNKQINFDLDTFLKEKTDVNNKEHKLVEYNPSIFELYDDWKNVMDETKSMCWDNIKDNSKKWFLVSENIKEINIRAHSFLANYEDSMSIYEEEVNLPDFSSYEFLDQTTLEINDWIWSQEHNGKIDHKYSFDSEAERKFAILLKNACERSKINLWGKNFYTNSNICYEYCLDQTHKSYPDFIVKDKKGRIHIFEVKSINKTKNKDLNEKEYKEKIIELSKCYQQASKLTHHIFYLPILKNDSFDIHVFDNGEVKNIYEDEIRSVLNQE encoded by the coding sequence ATGATTAGTAATGAAATTAAAAAATTGCAAGATCGAGCAACTGATGATGTTGTAAGTCTTCTAATTAAAAATAAAGATGCTACTCTTAAAGCTCCAACAGGAAGCGGCAAAACTTATATCATTGCTAATGTCGTTAATAAAATATTAGAAATTGATCAAAACTATGTTTTTATTGTTTCTTCATTATCAAAGGGTGAATTAGCACTACAAAATCATGAAAGATTTATTGAATATAAGTCTAATTTAATACATCTTAATCCCTATTACATTGACACAGAAATAACTACCGAAGAATCATTATATATTCCTACAAGTTATAATCTTTATTCGTTGGGCAGAGATAAGTTTAAAAAGAAAACATTATTAATGGAACAGAATGTTTTAAAAAACTTTCTTTTTAAACTAAAAAATGATAAAAAGAAAATTATTTGAGTTCGTGATGAATGTCATCAAGACACTAATAACCTTAACGAGTTAAAAGACGAATTCTTTACATGTTGTTTTAATCTATCAGCAACTCCTAAGAATAAAGAAGAAATTAATTGTGAAATAACTGATGAAGAAGCTGTTAACGTTAATTTAATTAAACGTGTTGAATATGATGAAAATGAAAGAGATTTTAATAAGGTTTTAAATAAGTTTCGTGAATTAAGAAAAATATATGCAAAATGAGTTAATTTTAAACCATTATTAATTGTGCAAATTAGTAATAAATCTAAGGGCAAAGAAGAATTTGAAAAATTAAAAACAGTTTTAAATATTAATAAAGATTTACAATGAGTTTATATTACTGATAATCCTACTACTAGTGAACATAACTGTAAATTCTTTGTTAATAAACCATTTCATATTTGAAAAAATCAAGTTAAAACTGAACCAACTATTGATATTGTGATTTTTAAAATGGTTTTTACTGAAGGTTATGACATTCCACGAGCTTGTATGTTATTTCAAGTTCGTAATACTGAAGTTGAAACTTTAACTGAACAAGTAATTGGACGAGTTAGAAGAAATCCGATTTTAAAAGAATGAAATAACTACACTAAAGATGCGCAAAACAATTTGACTATGGCATACGTTTATGCAAGAATTCCAAAAACAGCAAGAAAGTTTAAGAAAGTAATTTTAAAACCAAATCATAATTTTAATGTTAAAAGTACATATTTAAAATCACTCAATAAACAAATTAATTTTGATCTTGACACTTTCTTAAAAGAGAAAACCGATGTTAATAATAAAGAACACAAATTAGTTGAATATAATCCATCAATTTTTGAACTTTATGATGATTGAAAAAATGTTATGGATGAAACAAAAAGTATGTGTTGAGATAATATTAAGGATAATTCTAAAAAATGATTCTTAGTTTCTGAAAACATTAAAGAAATTAATATTCGTGCCCATTCATTTTTAGCTAATTATGAAGATTCAATGTCTATATACGAAGAAGAAGTTAATTTACCAGATTTTTCTTCATATGAATTTTTAGATCAAACAACTCTAGAAATAAATGATTGAATTTGAAGTCAAGAACATAACGGTAAAATTGATCATAAATATTCATTTGATTCAGAAGCTGAAAGAAAATTTGCTATTCTTTTAAAAAATGCATGTGAACGAAGCAAAATTAATTTATGGGGTAAAAACTTTTATACCAATTCTAATATTTGCTATGAATATTGTTTAGATCAAACTCATAAATCATATCCTGATTTTATTGTCAAAGATAAAAAAGGACGAATTCATATTTTTGAAGTTAAATCAATTAATAAAACAAAAAATAAAGATTTAAACGAAAAAGAATACAAAGAAAAAATTATTGAATTATCAAAATGCTATCAACAGGCATCAAAGTTAACTCATCATATTTTTTATCTGCCAATTCTTAAAAACGATTCATTTGATATCCATGTATTTGATAATGGTGAAGTTAAAAATATTTATGAAGATGAAATAAGATCTGTTTTAAATCAAGAATAA